The following is a genomic window from Longimicrobium sp..
CCACGGCGCATCTTCATCTCCCATCTCCCGATCACCGGAGAAGCGGGGAGAAAGCGCCGTCGCCGGTGCGGTCCGCGCACTTTCGCACTCTCGCACTTCGCACTTTCGCACCTATGGAACCGCAGCCGCGCGTCGGAATCATCATGGGCAGCCGCAGCGACCGCGAGACCATGCAGGAGGCCGCGCGCGTGCTGGACGAGCTGGGGATCGCGTACGAGATGGAGATCGTCTCGGCGCACCGCACGCCCGACCGCATGTTCCGCTACGCCGAGGAGGCCGAGGGGCGGGGGATCGAGGTGATCGTCGCCGGGGCGGGCGGCGCGGCGCACCTGCCGGGGATGACCGCGGCCAAGACCGTCCTCCCCGTCATCGGCGTCCCCGTCCTCTCCTCCACGCTGAACGGGCTGGACTCGCTCCTCTCCATCGTGCAGATGCCGAAGGGCGTTCCCGTCGCCACGGTGGCGATCGGGAAAGCGGGCGCGGCCAACGCCGGGCTCCTGGCCGCGCGCATCCTGGGCGGCCGCGACGCGGAGATCCGCGAGCGCTTGAAGGCGTACGCGCGGCGGATGGCCGAGGACGCGCTCGCCCCCGACCCCGCGCCGGCGTCGTGACGGCGGACGGATCCGCGGCCGGCGGCGTGTTCCTTCCCGGCGCCCGCATCGGCATCGTCGGCGGGGGGCAGCTGGGGCGGATGTTCGCGCTCGAGGCGCGGCGGATGGGCTACCGCGTGGTCGTCCTGGACCCCGGCGCCGGCGCCCCCGCCGCGCAGGTGGCCGACGAGCACATCCGCGCGCCGTTCAACGACCCCGCGTCGATGCGCGCGCTCGCCGAACGCTCGGACGTGGTGACGCTGGAGTGGGAGAACGCGGACGTGGCCACGCTCCGCGAGATCGAGCGCATGGTCCCCGTCCGCCCCGGCCCCGGCGTGCTGGAGGTGGCGCAGCACCGCGTCCGCGAGAAGGAGACGGCGCGCGCGCTCGGCGTCCTCACCGCGAACTTCCGCGCCGTCCAGACGCGCGGCGACCTGGACGACGCGTTGCGCGAGATCGGCACCCCCGCGGTGCTGAAGACCGCGCGCTTCGGCTACGACGGCAAGGGGCAGGCGGTGATCCGCGAGCCGTCGGAGGCCGGGGCCGCGTTCGCCGCGGTGGGGGGAGACGGGACGACGGAGCTGATCCTGGAGGAGTGGGTGCGCTTCTCCGTGGAGGTCTCCGTGGTCGCCGCACGCGGGGCGGACGGGGAGACGGCGTGCTTTCCGGTGGCCGAGAACGTCCACCGCAACGCCATCCTCGACGTCTCCATCGTCCCCGCCCGCATCGCCCCCGAGATCGCGGAAGAGGCGCGGCGCGTGGCGGTGCGCATGGCCGAGGGGCTGGGCGTGGTCGGCCTGCTGGCGGTGGAGATGTTCGTCGCGGAGGACGGGCACGTGCGGATGAACGAGCTGGCGCCGCGGCCGCACAACTCCGGGCACTACACCCTGGAAGCCTGCCCGGTGAGCCAGTTCGAGCAGCAGCTGCGCGCCGTCTGCGGGCTGCCGCTGGGCTCCACGGATCTCCTCCGCCCGGCGGCGATGGCCAACCTGATGGGCGACGACGCGGGGACGGCGCTGGGCCGCCCCGGCGTGGCCGAGGCGCTCGCCGTCCCCCAGACGGCGCTGCACCTGTACGGCAAGGCGGAGGCGCGGCCGGGGCGGAAGATGGGGCACGTCACCTCGCTCGGCGCCACGCCGGAGGAAGCGCTCGCCCGGGTGCTCCAGGCGCGCGCGCGGATCACGACATCGGGGTGAGCACGGTGCCCCTTGCGTTTCGCGCGCTCCGCATGCAATTGTAGAGAGGCCGCCCCAACGCCCCACGCGAGACCCAACCCTCAGCCGGACGCCTCCGTCCTCTCCCGGGGACGAACACCGCGTCGTCAGGAACGCTCCACGCCACGCGTTCCACCCTTGAGATCGTTGAAACACCCTGCTCCGCGGCCGCGTAAACAATTGGCAGCGCGCGGTGTACAGGGGTGCGTGGAACTGGCCCGGCCCTTGCCTTGCTCATGGGGTGAGGCGGGCGGATTTGGACCCCAGGAGGCTCCGTGATCCTTCACTGCAACTTCGAAGAGCTCAGGGCACTGACGGCGGCGTCGGAGCTGATCGTGGCGGACGCCGCCCACGGTCATCCGGGCTCCGTGGCGGCCCCGCCCGAGGGCGTGGGGATGGTGGAGCAGCTCATCCCGCGCCTGACGGGCGACGTCAGCATCGAGACGCTGGACGACCAGCGGCGCGTGCAGAAGGCGGTGTCGTTCATCTGCCAGGACCTGCACAACCGGCTGGACG
Proteins encoded in this region:
- a CDS encoding 5-(carboxyamino)imidazole ribonucleotide synthase — its product is MTADGSAAGGVFLPGARIGIVGGGQLGRMFALEARRMGYRVVVLDPGAGAPAAQVADEHIRAPFNDPASMRALAERSDVVTLEWENADVATLREIERMVPVRPGPGVLEVAQHRVREKETARALGVLTANFRAVQTRGDLDDALREIGTPAVLKTARFGYDGKGQAVIREPSEAGAAFAAVGGDGTTELILEEWVRFSVEVSVVAARGADGETACFPVAENVHRNAILDVSIVPARIAPEIAEEARRVAVRMAEGLGVVGLLAVEMFVAEDGHVRMNELAPRPHNSGHYTLEACPVSQFEQQLRAVCGLPLGSTDLLRPAAMANLMGDDAGTALGRPGVAEALAVPQTALHLYGKAEARPGRKMGHVTSLGATPEEALARVLQARARITTSG
- the purE gene encoding 5-(carboxyamino)imidazole ribonucleotide mutase; protein product: MGSRSDRETMQEAARVLDELGIAYEMEIVSAHRTPDRMFRYAEEAEGRGIEVIVAGAGGAAHLPGMTAAKTVLPVIGVPVLSSTLNGLDSLLSIVQMPKGVPVATVAIGKAGAANAGLLAARILGGRDAEIRERLKAYARRMAEDALAPDPAPAS